The following nucleotide sequence is from Chryseobacterium sp. CY350.
AAGTTCTTATATCGCTTTTCTTCACTTTCAGAAAGAGTTAGTTTAGGAATCCATTCAATTTCGTGACCGAGCTGAGACATTTGTTCAAACATTTGGTACATCGTACCAGACCAGTTTCGTCTGTCATCTAATTTCATGGAACTGTAAAAACCTATTTTCATGGTTATTTCTTTTCAGAATTAAAAAATAAATATAAGGAATCTTTAAAAAAATACACAATAACAATAATTCCTAGCAACTCATACTGAAATGTAAACCGTGCCTGGATCGAGGGAAATAAACAAAATCTGATAACGAATGTAATGATTGCAACTAGAGCAACGAGCAATGCTGGTTGAGTGAAAATATCTTTTAATCTTCCTTTAACAATAACGATTAATCCCAGAAGGTACATCAGAGGATAGATAAAGTATGGAATCTCAGGAATCACTCTTTTAAATATATCGATAAAAGATATTGTTTTTGGTTGTGACAGCGGGAAACTGAGATGTTCTACAAAAGTGTGAAAATACAATACTCTATATCCTGCATTATTATATAATAAATTAATTATAATATAGAAGAATACTGATATGAAGATACTGAAAACTGAAACCTTAAAATCTTCTTTTTTAATGATGTTCCGTACTAAGGTCAAGCCGAATAATAATGCAATAAAGATGATATTATCTGTTCTACAAATGATGCTGAAGAAAACTGATATATAAATAGGCCAATTCTTTCGAGAAAAGTAAGCGATGACCACCAAAATTATAGAGAATGCTGCTAACGTATCTGGGCTTGATGTGATAAATTCTTTAAAATCAGGTTTTAGCATCACGAACAGACCTACTATAAAGGAAAAGAAGATGTTTTTCGTCATTGCAAGACAAAAAAAATAGATAGCAATTACAGAACAGAGTGCATAGAATAATGAAGCTAAATAAACGGAATAAACCGCATCAACACCAAAAGCATGAAAAATTTGAATAGTTTTGATGTATATTATGCGAATATCATAAAAAGCGTATTGCTCTTCATAAGCTTGGTTATTGTTGAAAACATCTCTGCCATATTGAGTTTTAGGTGTAATTTGATCTTCATAATCGATATACGGAGAATCTCGGAAAGCCTTTATCATTTCCTTACGCGAAGTGTCAGGATTATCAGCGTCATTGAAGATAGCACCGCAATAAAATACAACATCCCAATTATAATGAGTAGTCTGTATCTTGCATCCTATTGCCAACAATAGAATAGGAAATAGCCATTTTAATATTATTTTATATTTCATTTTTTTTCAAACGATACATTATGATATCTTCTTTTATTGTAATCCTGTAAATATATGGTAACTTTAAATTTTTAATCAAACAATTTTTTCTATTTCCCAATCCGGGTGAAGTTGTATGGCAATACTATCTTCATAAAAAGTAGCACCAAAATTAGGTGCAATCACTCTACTTTCTTTTTTTAAAAATTTTGAAATATAACCGCCCCAATATGAGAAAGTAGAGTTGGTAACAATTAAGTTGTTGGCGCCGCTGATAGCAATGAAGTCATCGATTGGTTGATTGTTTGACAGAAACTGTATCTCAGTAGAATTATTTATAAATGAAAGCTCCTGTTGACACCATGAAATATCATCACTTATAATTAAAATAGGTACTGCAGAAAATGAAGGGTTTTTATCAAGCACTTTTTTAACATATCCTACCTGATCAAATTGTGAAGGAGAAATTTTTTTGCCAGAGTAAAAGTCACCTCTTCTGATGTTAATGACCGTTTTTTTCTCTGAATGTGAACTGTGGAAAATATCTTCTCTCACTATATATTTTTCAATAAAACTATTGAGCTCCTCAAGCGTGAAATCTTGCCCGAAATTTTGATAATAGGACGAAAAATAGTCATGATTATCATAAATTTTAAAATCTTCAGAATGAACAATAAATTCTTTGAGGAGAGGGAAAAAGTTTAGCCAATAATCCATCGTTTCAGTATGAAGAATATAAACTTCCTGGCCTTTTTCTCTCATTCTGTAACAATGTAAATAGAAATAGAGCAAATTGCCAAAGCGTAATTGTATTGGTATGTGAATGATATTTTTTTGCTTTTTACCTAATAAAAAAGAAAATATCTTTTTAAGGCTTCTGCGTATTTTTTTTCTTATCATGTGTTTATTTGTGTGTGTATTTTAATTTTAAATTAAAAGATTTAATTCATAAATATTTCTTTTTCAAATATATTTTAAGATTTTTTTTCTTTCTTAATATCCATCTTAAATGTTGAAAAGCTAACTTGAATTTTCTTTCGTTTAGCAGTTTTTGAAAAGCAATTCGGCTCCTGGAAAATATCTGCCAATCGGCGGATTCTTTAATTTTATTACCATAGTAATTACCAATTATTTGATCTAGCTGATTGTGTCGAAGATCACGTACGTAATTGATCCCGTGGGAAAGACCAACTTCGTGTCTGCGATAAGCAGTCATGCTTTCTGTCATTCCTCTGATTCTACCATTCAGCGAACTTGCCATGTACAAAATAGTGTCAAAATACAATAGGTCAGGACTTATTAATGTTTTTTGTACGGCATTATTTTGCAATACTTCAGTTTTCATAAATACTGATGTCGTATGAACCAGCCAATTGTTATAAATTTCAAGTGCAGAATAATCACGGTCTTCTATTCTTGAAAAAGGTGTGTTGTTGATTGCAGGATCTGTCGAAATATTAATGACATTATGAAAACACATTGAATAATGTGGATGTGATTCCATAAAATCATATTGTAGCTGCAGTTTATTATCATCGAACCAATAGTCATCGCCTTCGCAAAAAGCAAGATATTTCCCCGTAACCTGTTTCAGGGCAAAATAAAAGTTTGGAGTAGAACCCAGGTTTTTCGTATGTCTGAAATATTTTACCTTAATGTTAACAGGAGCCTTGAGTATATTTGATTTAATAACCTTATCAGTTCCGTCGGGCGAACAGTCATCGCAAATAATTAATTCTACAGGAAAATTGATTTTCTGTTTAAAAATTCCCTGCAATGCAACTTCTATAAAATTTTGTTGATTGTAGGTAAGAATAATGATGGAAACGTTATTCATTTGTGTAACTAATATTAGATTGTTGATGAATAATTTTTCCATCATCATTATGTTTCCAAGAAGCAGAAGCGGATGATGAATTATGGTAAAAAAGCTGTTCAGGCGTAAGATTTTTACTGTCAATATACCAACCTCCATGTTGAGCCGTAAAATCACCGGCTATACGGAGAGCGCGATAAAAACTATTAATATGAAATTTTTCGGGATAATTTGGCTTGTAAAGTGCAAATGTCGTATCTACTTCTGCACGATATATATTTTTCTCAACTTCTTCTTTCCAGAAAATTTTTTCCCATGCCGTCACTTTGTCTTTTAAGATATAATGATCCGGGATGTCGCTTATCCTTAGAGCAAAACCTACTTTAGTTATGGTCAGAAAGTATTTGTCGATGAGATGAATCATTTTGTGCAAAAAGTCTTGAGGTAAGTTTTCGTTTGGTACAATGTCGGCGTCTGATATAATATAATATCCATTTGCGTATTTCTCATACAATTTTTTGTTATTGAAGAAAACCATGTGTCCATAATTTTTGTCCATGTACTCAATAGAAACTGAATCTTCTATTTCTTTGTAATACTCTAACAATTCGGGATATGTTGAACAATTATCTACAATGATGATATTAACGAAGCCGCGTCTTTTATAGAAATCAACTTGTTTTTGTAAGAAATAAAGCTGATTATAATTAATAATCAGGATAGGTATAAATAAGGGATTTTTCCTTTGTTGCCTGATTTCTTTTCTTGTTCTCGTCAGATAAAAATAGTAAAGATAATGTAGGAGTTTTTTCATCTTTTAATATTTAGATTAAAATATGTTTTAGGTGCTTTTAACAAACGAAACCAATTTCTGGATTTAAAGTAAATTTTAAATAAGTTTATTTTTAGTTTATTTTTAGTTTTCCAGGTTTCATATATGTGTAAATCAATAGCTTTCAGCAGTTCCTTATTTGAAAAATAATGATAATAATGATTTAAAATAAATTCTTCATAAAGATATTTTGCTTCTTTCTTCTGAGCCTCGTTATCTTTTTTACCAGAGATATTTGAATTTGATATTCTAATTCTTGCAAAAGATTTGCTGATGAAGAAGATTCCTTTATCTCTGCTAAATTGTAAAATTGCTACATCATCACTATACCAAGCCAATGGTAATTTATAGAAACCATAAATGTTATAACTGTCTTTTCTAAAAATATGTTCTGATAAACTACTGGGAATGTAATCAAAATATTTGCTCCTCCAGATATCTTTTGTACTGTTGATCGGAGGGAAATTAGTAGACGTAGAAATTGGTTTATTAAATTCGTCAACCCAAAACTGAGAATAGCGAATTACAGAAATGTCGAGGCTATTTACTTTTTGTAGGCTTTTGTAAAATTCTTCAACAAAATTTTCTGCGATCATATCGTCGTCCCCTAAAATCAAAAACCAATCTTCACTTACATTTTCTAAAATACGTTCCCACTGCATTGTAAGATTTTTGCCACCAAGGTTCTCATTATAGTCAAAATATCTATAATCGTTATCTTTAAAATGTTTTTGAATAATAGGAAGAGGAGAATTAGGACTTGCATCATTTCCTATATAAAGAACAAAATTACTATTGCTTTGGGCTGCAATAGATTGTAAGGTCTCTTCAAAAAAATCTATTTTGTAATAAGGAATGACAATGGCAAGTTGATTCATTTATTGAATATTGAAAAAATTTTATCTATTAGCTTATATCTTTTACTATCTAGTTTTCTGTTTGATTTTTCAAGTAGTACTTTATACCTGTTTTTTTCTTTATTCAAAAGATGTAAACTTCCTAGATGTTCATGAAAAAATTCAATATGTTTTGCTTCAATATATTTTAGCATTTTTATTTTATTTTCCATATTTAATCCAGTAATCATTGATTGATTTTTTATTCTGTAATAAAAACAAACTACAGGAATTTTGTACACTTTATTATCAGTTTTTAACAATGAAATCCAAAATTCCCAATCCTCGATACCGAATATCATATTGATATCATACCCTCCGACTTTTTTCCAGTCACTTCTCCTAAAGAATGCACTGCAAAAAATAGGATTTCCATTAGCCAACTCTTTTTTGCTAAAATCAGGAAGCTCCCATTTTCCGCTTTTATCTCCAAAATATTCTCCTTGACAGTAAATAACGCTATAGTCTTTAGTAAATTCTCTTTTAGCTAACTCTAAATATAGATTACCTATTTTATCATCCGCATCCAAAGGTAAAATCCATTCTCCTTCTGCGACTTCTATCCCAGTATTTCTTGCTGATGATAAGCCACCATTTTCTTTATATAAATATTTAAATCTTATGTCTTTATTAAGCCATACTTTCGCAACTTCCCCTGTGTTATCGGGTGAGCCGTCATTTACGATAATGCATTCCCAATCTTGATAAGTTTGATCCAACACAGACTGTAGGCATGCATCCAGATATTGTGCTTGATTATAGCAGGGGACTATTATGGATATAAGTGTTTTTTGCATTGTTAGAAAGTAGAGATGAACAAAAATTATTTAAGCAAATAATCTTAGATAAATTTAGACACAATTCTGTAAACAACCGGTGGAATTCCAAATTGAATACAAAATTTCAATCTTTTGATACGGTAAGTGTAATTACTGTAAGCATTAAATAATTGAGGAGGAATTGCTCTTTTAGCAATATATTTTTTTTTAATAAATCTATTTATTTTATCTTTTGCAATACCATCATGATCAAACATTATTTGAAGGGTGTGAGCTTCGTAATCAATTTTCTCTGTCTTGGTTTTCGAAATATTGTGTTCGTGCCATCTATAATATGTCAGTTTCTGTGGGATGTAAGCAATTAAATATTTCTCGTTTATTTTTAGCCAACGATAATAATCTTCAATAATAAACTGTGCATCATATTTTCCTGTCTCCTTTACCACATCTGTTCGCATCATGACGGTTAGTGCTGCAATACGATTTCCTTTAATTATTTCTTTGCGGAAATCTTCTGCAGGAATATCTCCTAAACTGTTATAATCTGCAAAATCAGGAAGCAGATTACTGTTTTCATCGACGCAAAAAGTGTCAGAGAAAACCATACCGAATTCATCACTTTTTTCTTCCAAAGATTTTACTGATTGTTCTAAGCATTCTGGATGCATATAATCATCAGCTGCGATAAATTTCACGTATTTTCCTTCGCACAACTCTAAGGCTTCGTTCAGAACCGTTGCTAAACCCGTATTTTTGGTATGAAATAGTTCTTTTGCATTTACATCGTTCTCTTTCAACCAATTTCTAAATTCCTCAACAGAATCATCTGGTGAAGCATCATCAGCAACAATCAACTCCCACTGAAGATAAGTTTGAGTTTTCAAACTATCAAGATTTTCCTTAATGTATTTCGCCTGATTGTAGGATATTACTACGATGCTTACCAATGGCTGATTCATTCTTAAAATTTGTTTAAAACCTCAATTACTTTCTGTATTTCCTCTGCTTCCATTACCGGACTAATCGGCAGGCTTAACACCTCATCGTGAATTTTCTCTGTGATAGGGAATGATAAATTATTGTAATACTTATATGCCTTCTGTTTGTGAGGTGGAATTGGATAATGAATTAATGTCTGAACGCCATTTTCTGTCAAATATTTTTGCAATTTCTCTCTTTTTGAAGTTCTGATTACAAAAAGATGATAAACGTGCTCCTTAGGTTGAGAAGGTAAGACAGGCAAGATAATTTTATCGTTATTAATTCCGGCAATATACTGTTCAGCAATTTTTATTCTTTTATCATTATCTAAATCTATATACTTGAGTTTTACATCTAAAACCACTGCCTGAATTTCGTCTAATCTACTATTTAAACCTTGATATTTATTAATGTATTTCTCATCAGAACCGTAATTGGCTAAAGCTCGGATCGTTTTTGCCAATAAATCATCTTTACAGGTTACTGCACCAGCATCGCCCAAAGCACCCAGGTTTTTTCCCGGATAAAAGCTAAATCCTGCAGCATCACCAAGATTTCCGGATTTTGTTCCTTGCCATTCTGCGCCAATCGACTGCGCATTATCTTCAATTATTTTTAAATTATATTTTTTCGCCAACTCTTCCAGCTCTTTTGACCATGAGATTTGTCCATAAAGATGAACGACCATAATGGCTTTAGTTTTGGGAGTAATTAAAGCTTCAATTTTTGATATATCCAAATTATAATTATCAATATTTGGTTCTGCAAAAACAGGCTTTAGGCGGTTGTCAGTTATTGCCAGAACAGATGCAATATAAGTGTTTGCAGGAACTATAATTTCGTCTCCGAATTTTAATTGTCCGAGTTCCAAATATGCTTTGAAAATAAGTCGAAGCGCATCTAAACCATTTGCAACTCCAATTGCGTTTGGAGAATTCACATAAGCAGCGAGATTTGCTTCAAAATTTTTCACTTCATTTCCTAAAAGATACCATCCACTTCGGAAGGTTTCTAACAGCCGCGTTTCTATTTCAGCTTGATATTGAAGGTTTACTTTTTGAAGGTCGAGGAATTTAATCATGCCAAGAGATTTTTTATTTTTTTGTTGAATGGTTTTTCAATTTTTTCAAACGCTAATACGCTTAATATTAATGTGATAGGAAATATTAATAAGGGTAAAAACTCTTGTGCAAAGGGAGTTATTACAAGTTCGTTTATTTTAATTATAAAATCGATAACGATGTAATGCAATAAATAAAATGCAAAACTTATTTCTCCTAAATACACAAACCCTCTGTGAGAAAGTAAATTAAAAATGGTATTTTTTTCTTTAATATTGAGAAACGATAGTGCAAAACTAAAAATAATAAGACACATAGGAATCCAATAATATATTGAATATATGAAATTGACAGGAAAATAATCTTTCAAAAGAAAGAATAACAAAAGTGTAAATAATGAGATAACTTCAAAGATATTACTACCATTGTAATTATGTGTTAATTTTTTGTTTTTAAATAAGATAAATAACTCAAACAAGAAAATGCCAAGGATAAAATCGAATATTCTAGTAAATGGAGAGATATAAACCCAGTAGTGCACCTTATTTTCTGGAAGTAAAATATTTAGAAGAATAATTGCAGATGTAAAAACAAAGAAAGTAAAAATCTTTGTTAAATAATTTATTTTTGCAAAGATAAAAATTAGCAAAGGAAACAGTGCATAGAAAAAAAATTCGCTGGAAATGCTCCATGATGGCGCATTATATGAAAAAAATATATTTTGTTTCGGAAAGTAGCTTTGCATAAGAAAAAAATTTAAGAGTAAAACACTTAAACTCTTATAAAAAAAAGGAATTGATAACAGTAAAGTAAACAAATGCAAAGGATAGATCCTCGCAACTCTCGCAATGTAGAAATTCCTTAATGAAATTTTCTTATTTATTATTTTATCTTTATAATTTAAAGCCAAAATAAAGCCACTCAGGATAAAAAAGAAGCTAACTCCTAAAAATCCTTCTGAGAAGATGTTGTCAAAAATATTGCAAAATTTGGAATCTTTAAGAAAAGATAAATGACTTAAAAAAACAAAAAATGCAAAGAAAAAACGAAGAGACGTTAAAGGCTTAATCATTAAAATTTAAATTACTTTTTTCAATATTGCCTTTATTGTTAATGTAGCCTCGATGTATTGCAGGATTTCCAAACCAGACTTCATTAGCAGGTATATCTTTAGTAACAACACTTCCTGCACCAATAAGTGCATTTTCACCTACTGTATTTCCTGCAATAATCGTAGCATTAGCTCCTATAGAAGCACCTTTTTTAACCAA
It contains:
- a CDS encoding acyltransferase family protein, with the translated sequence MIKPLTSLRFFFAFFVFLSHLSFLKDSKFCNIFDNIFSEGFLGVSFFFILSGFILALNYKDKIINKKISLRNFYIARVARIYPLHLFTLLLSIPFFYKSLSVLLLNFFLMQSYFPKQNIFFSYNAPSWSISSEFFFYALFPLLIFIFAKINYLTKIFTFFVFTSAIILLNILLPENKVHYWVYISPFTRIFDFILGIFLFELFILFKNKKLTHNYNGSNIFEVISLFTLLLFFLLKDYFPVNFIYSIYYWIPMCLIIFSFALSFLNIKEKNTIFNLLSHRGFVYLGEISFAFYLLHYIVIDFIIKINELVITPFAQEFLPLLIFPITLILSVLAFEKIEKPFNKKIKNLLA
- a CDS encoding glycosyltransferase gives rise to the protein MEKLFINNLILVTQMNNVSIIILTYNQQNFIEVALQGIFKQKINFPVELIICDDCSPDGTDKVIKSNILKAPVNIKVKYFRHTKNLGSTPNFYFALKQVTGKYLAFCEGDDYWFDDNKLQLQYDFMESHPHYSMCFHNVINISTDPAINNTPFSRIEDRDYSALEIYNNWLVHTTSVFMKTEVLQNNAVQKTLISPDLLYFDTILYMASSLNGRIRGMTESMTAYRRHEVGLSHGINYVRDLRHNQLDQIIGNYYGNKIKESADWQIFSRSRIAFQKLLNERKFKLAFQHLRWILRKKKNLKIYLKKKYL
- a CDS encoding alpha-1,2-fucosyltransferase gives rise to the protein MREKGQEVYILHTETMDYWLNFFPLLKEFIVHSEDFKIYDNHDYFSSYYQNFGQDFTLEELNSFIEKYIVREDIFHSSHSEKKTVINIRRGDFYSGKKISPSQFDQVGYVKKVLDKNPSFSAVPILIISDDISWCQQELSFINNSTEIQFLSNNQPIDDFIAISGANNLIVTNSTFSYWGGYISKFLKKESRVIAPNFGATFYEDSIAIQLHPDWEIEKIV
- a CDS encoding glycosyltransferase family protein — translated: MKKLLHYLYYFYLTRTRKEIRQQRKNPLFIPILIINYNQLYFLQKQVDFYKRRGFVNIIIVDNCSTYPELLEYYKEIEDSVSIEYMDKNYGHMVFFNNKKLYEKYANGYYIISDADIVPNENLPQDFLHKMIHLIDKYFLTITKVGFALRISDIPDHYILKDKVTAWEKIFWKEEVEKNIYRAEVDTTFALYKPNYPEKFHINSFYRALRIAGDFTAQHGGWYIDSKNLTPEQLFYHNSSSASASWKHNDDGKIIHQQSNISYTNE
- a CDS encoding DegT/DnrJ/EryC1/StrS family aminotransferase is translated as MIKFLDLQKVNLQYQAEIETRLLETFRSGWYLLGNEVKNFEANLAAYVNSPNAIGVANGLDALRLIFKAYLELGQLKFGDEIIVPANTYIASVLAITDNRLKPVFAEPNIDNYNLDISKIEALITPKTKAIMVVHLYGQISWSKELEELAKKYNLKIIEDNAQSIGAEWQGTKSGNLGDAAGFSFYPGKNLGALGDAGAVTCKDDLLAKTIRALANYGSDEKYINKYQGLNSRLDEIQAVVLDVKLKYIDLDNDKRIKIAEQYIAGINNDKIILPVLPSQPKEHVYHLFVIRTSKREKLQKYLTENGVQTLIHYPIPPHKQKAYKYYNNLSFPITEKIHDEVLSLPISPVMEAEEIQKVIEVLNKF
- a CDS encoding glycosyltransferase family 2 protein, which translates into the protein MNQPLVSIVVISYNQAKYIKENLDSLKTQTYLQWELIVADDASPDDSVEEFRNWLKENDVNAKELFHTKNTGLATVLNEALELCEGKYVKFIAADDYMHPECLEQSVKSLEEKSDEFGMVFSDTFCVDENSNLLPDFADYNSLGDIPAEDFRKEIIKGNRIAALTVMMRTDVVKETGKYDAQFIIEDYYRWLKINEKYLIAYIPQKLTYYRWHEHNISKTKTEKIDYEAHTLQIMFDHDGIAKDKINRFIKKKYIAKRAIPPQLFNAYSNYTYRIKRLKFCIQFGIPPVVYRIVSKFI
- a CDS encoding glycosyltransferase family 2 protein, whose translation is MQKTLISIIVPCYNQAQYLDACLQSVLDQTYQDWECIIVNDGSPDNTGEVAKVWLNKDIRFKYLYKENGGLSSARNTGIEVAEGEWILPLDADDKIGNLYLELAKREFTKDYSVIYCQGEYFGDKSGKWELPDFSKKELANGNPIFCSAFFRRSDWKKVGGYDINMIFGIEDWEFWISLLKTDNKVYKIPVVCFYYRIKNQSMITGLNMENKIKMLKYIEAKHIEFFHEHLGSLHLLNKEKNRYKVLLEKSNRKLDSKRYKLIDKIFSIFNK
- a CDS encoding glycosyltransferase family 2 protein, whose product is MNQLAIVIPYYKIDFFEETLQSIAAQSNSNFVLYIGNDASPNSPLPIIQKHFKDNDYRYFDYNENLGGKNLTMQWERILENVSEDWFLILGDDDMIAENFVEEFYKSLQKVNSLDISVIRYSQFWVDEFNKPISTSTNFPPINSTKDIWRSKYFDYIPSSLSEHIFRKDSYNIYGFYKLPLAWYSDDVAILQFSRDKGIFFISKSFARIRISNSNISGKKDNEAQKKEAKYLYEEFILNHYYHYFSNKELLKAIDLHIYETWKTKNKLKINLFKIYFKSRNWFRLLKAPKTYFNLNIKR